The following proteins are co-located in the Besnoitia besnoiti strain Bb-Ger1 chromosome Unknown contig00007, whole genome shotgun sequence genome:
- a CDS encoding uncharacterized protein (encoded by transcript BESB_073020) has product MAPRSLFLAVPVVFSLSGTQPLQAAAAGDLEKSLQRPEMLPFLPFLWKNEGLLFTDILLQKLLLPFGLTSPYTNLFLTDAIRTIANDLDFSDDSSRRLRGRRLQASESPRETIRAFTKSLHGALGGNVFDLGFADQLIDELPSSVSEQLASVTEAFGSEILRILADAENPASVIIQQLVAPFEGDGIPFLVGAETSDDTSYAPRALQEVESLATPSTGPNDDDQKDTAAAALMKMIEAALGDFNTSSGASSAEPLELSSAQENLSARAAVVGVAHEIGQEFGVAELYANLAGAFCDEFLIPSGLVKEVAALILKAKAAMGEGDLSMLNPVSLLVGIIGSKTGDDVDLQDLLAFAAEIGRALGSEKFYVSLAKSFFCTFLVPFKLDKVVTELLLEKKEALLKAAAVKAFLLTKTSAKAFAAALLTPKALAALALKSSDLLKLPLLMGGGLDKFVLGGVDKFDLPKIPILLGGIKFLYPEACLKILAHALQIGEKFGKGLLYMAVSKAVVHTVLDPLGLTEVVASLFAAKFEKTGGGSWPFSGPARTVTIIQGESADKASKESILAIARHAGDVTGNGDLYASLMSFFVDNVLDPLGLTQSVADAVHDGVATMSTAGANVSLTDIIENLVVAVYTS; this is encoded by the exons ATGGCTCCACGATCGCTGTTCCTTGCCGTTCCGGTGGTTTTCAGTCTTAGTGGCActcagccgctgcaggcagctgcggcgggagATTTGGAAAAGTCTCTTCAGCGCCCAGAAATGCTACCTTTCTTGCCTTTCTTATGGAAGAATGAAGGTTTGCTTTTCACCGACATTCTGCTCCAAAAGCTGCTCCTTCCGTTCGGTCTCACGTCTCCGTACACCAATCTGTTCCTTACCGATGCAATCCGAACGATCGCGAATGATTTAGACTTTTCCG ACGACAGCAGTCGGCGACTCCGGGGGCGCCGATTGCAGGCGTCAGAGTCACCTAGAGAAACGATTCGCGCCTTCACCAAAAGCCTGCATGGAGCTCTTGGAGGCAATGTGTTTGATTTAGGATTTGCAGACCAACTGATCGATGAGCTGCCTTCATCAGTTTCTGAGCAGTTAGCCAGCGTGACAGAAGCATTCGGAAGTGAAATACTGCGGATTTtggcagacgccgagaaCCCTGCATCAGTGATTATTCAGCAGTTGGTGGCTCCGTTCGAAGGAGACGGTATTCCATTTCTTGTAGGAGCTGAGACAAGCGACGACACTAGCTATGCTCCGCGGGCTTTACAAGAAGTGGAGAGCTTGGCGACCCCGTCCACCGGGCCGAATGATGATGATCAGAAGGacacagccgccgctgcattGATGAAAATGATTGAGGCAGCTCTTGGAGATTTCAACACTTCATCTGGAGCCAGCAGTGCTGAACCTCTAGAATTGAGCTCAGCGCAAGAGAATCTTTCGGCACGGGCGGCCGTTGTGGGTGTGGCTCATGAGATAGGCCAAGAATTCGGAGTTGCGGAGCTCTACGCCAATCTTGCAGGCGCCTTCTGTGACGAATTCTTGATCCCATCGGGCTTGGTCAAGGAAGTGGCTGCCTTGATCCTGAAAGCAAAGGCAGCTATGGGGGAAGGCGACTTAAGCATGTTGAATCCTGTCAGCCTTCTGGTAGGCATAATCGGGTCAAAGACCGGAGATGATGTTGACTTGCAAGATCTGCTCGCATTCGCTGCAGAGATTGGCCGTGCCCTAGGTTCGGAGAAATTCTACGTCAGCCTTGCAAAATCTTTCTTTTGCACATTCCTAGTCCCCTTCAAGCTGGATAAGGTGGTCACGGAGTTGCTTctagagaagaaagaggcacTTTTGAAGGCGGCAGCCGTCAAGGCGTTTCTTCTAACGAAGACATCTGCCAAGGCCTTTGCCGCTGCTCTGCTGACCCCGAAGGCGCTGGCTGCGTTGGCGCTAAAAAGCTCTGATTTGCTGAAACTCCCGCTATTGATGGGAGGGGGGCTTGACAAATTTGTTTTGGGAGGAGTCGACAAGTTTGATCTTCCCAAAATTCCTATCCTTCTCGGAGGCATCAAGTTCTTGTACCCCGAGGCATGCCTGAAGATCCTCGCTCATGCACTTCAGATAGGAGAAAAGTTTGGCAAAGGGCTCCTCTACATGGCTGTGAGTAAGGCAGTAGTTCATACTGTCTTGGATCCTCTGGGCTTGACTGAGGTAGTTGCATCCTTGTTCGCTGCCAAGTTCGAGAAaacaggcggaggcagctggcCTTTCTCAGGGCCCGCGAGAACCGTGACGATAATACAGGGAGAATCGGCGGACAAGGCCAGCAAAGAGTCAATTCTCGCTATTGCCCGACATGCCGGAGACGTGACAGGCAATGGAGACCTTTATGCTTCACTGATGAGCTTTTTCGTCGACAACGTTCTGGACCCTCTTGGGCTCACGCAGTCTGTCGCGGATGCTGTTCATGACGGTGTCGCAACGATGTCTACAGCGGGTGCGAATGTGAGCCTCACCGACATCATTGAAAATCTTGTGGTTGCCGTGTATACGTCTTAG